Proteins found in one Bacteroidia bacterium genomic segment:
- a CDS encoding tetratricopeptide repeat protein: MKAFIFKGLVCVACVVLQAQTFDAVKKSAEAGDPNAQLIVGNAYYYGTYNNTDVLQDFTQAVFWYTKAAEQGNVKAQIQLADCYQKGNGVPADAVTAVAWLSKAAYKGDKDAQFALANAYAKGQGAAQNDSTALYWYSKAAAQDHTEAQMTVAEMYEKGKGTRQSYAQAAFWYHKLAEKNYAPAQVKLGTYYKDGLGVKTDYTQAIGWLTKAANQGNTEAFVLLGMCYEAPGSHQDYSKAIHYYERAAEAKNASAFYQLGNFYYRGLTGNPDYNKAVDYYTKAADAGDSRAYMILSEMYMEGKGVTKDEAKAVAWAIKAADKGDLNAQKKVAVYYMKGQGVLQDFAKAVDYYTKAANQNDAESQFMVARAAEEGVGDLQDYVKAAFWYQKAAENNYAQAQVKLGKCYELGQGTTKDPIQAVHWYTKAANQNYAEGQYELGRCYQEGIGVTKDYSQAANWYAKAVAQQNTNAQAAYGVLHEKGWGVPQDYNKAYTLYFEAAKKGHPMAQNNLGMLYETGNGTERNLAKAFEWYQKSAEQNYTEAMYNLAACYEEGKGVSKDMSKAADWYGKAARAGYAPAQDKYGLCLAEGKGVEKDEKKAVEFFTMASDQDYAPAQVNLGDMYASGRGVTLDYAKALNYYLKAADKNNPRGQLQAGKCYINGQGTRVDSVRGVELLIKAADQNITEAQFHVAYAYEHGMGVPKDQKKAVYYYNRAAEQGFARAQYAMGYNYLNGIGVDKNPQIAVSWLNKAAEQGEISAQILLANCYMNGIGVPVNEAQAVHWYSKAANAGNPEAEYQLGMCYKLGKGIKKDMNQAAEWFQKSANQGNADAQAQLGLCYYRGEGVPQNYSKAIELLQKAADSDNVEAQSCLGEAYTLGYGTKINLEKGTNYLIRAAEKEDYKAQYLLGMMYLNVGYYSKTKQKQDKSKAKKYLSMAHTNPNTPTEIKIEIKRYWDDNGLARIR; encoded by the coding sequence ATGAAAGCGTTCATTTTCAAAGGATTGGTTTGTGTTGCCTGCGTGGTACTCCAAGCTCAGACGTTTGATGCTGTGAAAAAAAGTGCCGAAGCAGGCGATCCAAATGCACAGTTAATTGTGGGAAATGCGTACTACTATGGTACGTATAACAACACAGATGTACTGCAAGATTTTACCCAAGCTGTATTTTGGTACACAAAAGCTGCTGAACAAGGAAATGTAAAAGCACAAATTCAGCTTGCTGACTGTTACCAAAAGGGTAATGGTGTGCCTGCTGATGCAGTTACTGCAGTAGCTTGGTTGAGTAAAGCCGCCTATAAGGGGGATAAGGATGCACAATTTGCATTAGCGAATGCGTATGCAAAAGGTCAAGGGGCAGCGCAGAATGATAGCACAGCGCTATACTGGTACAGTAAAGCAGCTGCACAGGACCACACTGAAGCTCAAATGACCGTTGCTGAAATGTACGAAAAAGGAAAAGGTACAAGACAGAGCTATGCTCAAGCAGCTTTTTGGTACCATAAGCTAGCAGAAAAAAATTATGCTCCTGCGCAAGTAAAATTAGGTACATACTATAAAGATGGTTTAGGCGTAAAAACAGATTACACACAAGCGATAGGCTGGCTAACTAAAGCTGCTAACCAAGGGAATACAGAGGCATTTGTTTTATTGGGAATGTGCTACGAAGCTCCAGGTTCGCATCAAGATTATAGTAAAGCTATACACTATTACGAAAGAGCAGCTGAAGCTAAAAATGCATCGGCTTTTTATCAATTAGGAAACTTTTATTACAGAGGTCTTACAGGTAACCCTGATTATAATAAGGCAGTAGATTATTACACCAAAGCAGCAGACGCAGGTGATTCCCGTGCATACATGATACTATCTGAAATGTACATGGAAGGTAAGGGAGTTACCAAAGATGAAGCCAAAGCGGTAGCTTGGGCTATCAAAGCGGCAGATAAAGGAGATTTAAATGCACAAAAAAAGGTAGCTGTCTATTACATGAAAGGACAAGGCGTATTGCAAGACTTTGCCAAAGCTGTGGATTATTATACGAAAGCAGCTAATCAAAACGATGCCGAATCACAATTTATGGTAGCAAGAGCCGCAGAAGAAGGTGTTGGCGACTTACAAGATTATGTCAAAGCAGCATTTTGGTATCAAAAAGCAGCTGAAAACAACTATGCACAAGCTCAAGTAAAACTCGGCAAGTGCTATGAACTTGGACAAGGAACTACCAAAGATCCCATTCAAGCAGTTCATTGGTACACAAAAGCCGCAAATCAAAACTATGCAGAAGGTCAATATGAGCTGGGAAGGTGCTATCAAGAAGGTATCGGTGTAACCAAAGATTATTCCCAAGCAGCAAATTGGTATGCCAAAGCAGTAGCTCAACAAAACACTAACGCCCAAGCAGCTTATGGCGTTTTACATGAAAAAGGTTGGGGCGTACCCCAGGACTATAACAAGGCATACACTCTATACTTTGAAGCCGCCAAGAAAGGGCATCCAATGGCACAAAATAATCTAGGCATGCTTTACGAAACAGGTAATGGTACAGAAAGAAACTTAGCTAAAGCTTTTGAATGGTATCAAAAATCTGCTGAACAAAACTACACAGAAGCAATGTATAACCTTGCCGCTTGCTATGAAGAAGGTAAAGGTGTAAGTAAAGACATGAGCAAAGCCGCTGATTGGTATGGCAAAGCCGCTCGTGCAGGATATGCCCCTGCGCAAGATAAATACGGTTTATGCTTAGCTGAAGGTAAAGGCGTAGAAAAAGATGAGAAAAAAGCTGTGGAATTTTTTACTATGGCTTCCGACCAAGATTATGCCCCTGCACAAGTTAATCTCGGAGATATGTATGCAAGTGGTAGAGGAGTAACCTTGGACTATGCAAAAGCACTTAATTATTACCTTAAAGCCGCAGATAAAAATAATCCACGAGGACAACTTCAAGCAGGTAAGTGCTATATCAACGGTCAAGGTACACGAGTAGATAGTGTCAGGGGCGTAGAACTCCTTATTAAAGCCGCCGACCAAAACATTACCGAAGCCCAATTCCATGTAGCTTATGCCTATGAACATGGTATGGGAGTTCCTAAAGACCAAAAGAAAGCAGTGTACTACTATAACCGCGCCGCAGAGCAAGGTTTTGCCAGAGCGCAGTATGCCATGGGGTACAACTATCTCAATGGTATAGGCGTAGATAAAAATCCACAAATAGCCGTTTCTTGGCTTAACAAAGCCGCTGAACAAGGTGAAATCTCTGCTCAAATTCTTTTGGCAAACTGCTACATGAACGGTATAGGTGTACCTGTCAACGAAGCACAAGCCGTACATTGGTATAGCAAAGCCGCTAATGCAGGTAACCCCGAAGCAGAGTATCAACTAGGTATGTGCTACAAGTTAGGCAAAGGTATAAAAAAGGACATGAATCAAGCCGCAGAATGGTTCCAAAAATCGGCTAATCAAGGCAATGCTGATGCGCAAGCCCAGTTAGGATTATGTTATTACAGGGGCGAAGGCGTTCCTCAAAACTACTCTAAAGCCATAGAACTCCTCCAAAAAGCCGCTGATAGTGATAACGTAGAAGCCCAATCCTGCTTAGGCGAAGCTTATACCTTAGGCTACGGAACAAAAATCAACCTTGAAAAAGGAACCAACTATCTTATTCGTGCCGCAGAAAAAGAAGATTATAAGGCACAGTACCTTCTTGGTATGATGTATCTCAATGTGGGATACTATTCAAAAACCAAGCAAAAGCAAGACAAGTCTAAGGCTAAAAAGTACCTTAGCATGGCACACACCAATCCTAACACGCCGACCGAAATCAAAATAGAAATTAAACGCTACTGGGATGATAACGGTCTGGCGAGAATACGCTAA
- a CDS encoding lysophospholipid acyltransferase family protein: protein MDLTTKILLVPCIYVVSYLPWRILDGMSAIIYVFLFYIVRYRKKVVREHIQYAFPNLDSSEREAIVKNFYKHLADIIVETIKGFSMSEKDILKHFQIKENQAWQDILQQDKNIIVALSHQNNWEWVCLLFGAYFKDKRIYPIGFYKPLRNKSVEQLLNKMRTKFGGTMYSSEQPLAVLRRLKQKEQKVLLGSVSDQRPLEIDKECVLPFLNRLTPFFTGLAWLSMGANVPIYYGSIRKVKRHYYQIEFIHLYSPTKTIIDKKQETQYIMKLYAHQLEKDIQREPHTWLWSHKRWKFAPMPYNSSLNTSALTSS from the coding sequence ATGGATTTAACTACTAAGATTTTGCTTGTACCTTGTATTTATGTTGTGAGTTATCTGCCTTGGAGAATACTTGACGGCATGAGTGCTATAATATACGTTTTTCTTTTTTATATAGTTAGATATCGCAAAAAAGTTGTAAGAGAACATATTCAATATGCCTTTCCCAACTTGGACAGTAGTGAGCGCGAAGCTATTGTAAAAAATTTTTACAAGCACTTAGCGGATATTATTGTAGAAACAATAAAGGGGTTTTCAATGTCTGAGAAAGATATTTTGAAGCATTTTCAAATCAAAGAAAATCAAGCATGGCAGGATATACTCCAACAAGATAAAAACATAATCGTTGCACTATCCCATCAAAACAATTGGGAATGGGTATGTTTGTTGTTTGGGGCTTATTTCAAGGATAAGAGAATTTATCCAATAGGTTTTTACAAGCCACTTCGTAATAAATCTGTAGAGCAGTTGCTTAATAAGATGCGTACTAAATTTGGGGGTACAATGTATTCCTCTGAACAACCTTTAGCAGTTCTAAGAAGACTCAAACAAAAAGAACAGAAGGTATTGCTAGGCTCTGTATCTGACCAACGACCTTTGGAAATAGACAAAGAGTGTGTGTTACCTTTTCTCAATCGTTTGACACCTTTTTTTACAGGTTTAGCTTGGCTTTCTATGGGGGCAAATGTGCCTATTTATTACGGAAGTATCCGCAAAGTTAAACGTCATTACTATCAGATAGAGTTTATACATTTATATTCCCCCACAAAAACGATAATAGATAAAAAGCAAGAAACTCAGTACATTATGAAGTTATATGCTCATCAGTTAGAAAAGGACATACAACGTGAGCCCCATACGTGGCTTTGGTCGCATAAAAGGTGGAAGTTTGCGCCCATGCCCTACAATAGTTCATTAAACACTTCAGCTTTGACTTCCAGCTAA
- a CDS encoding polymer-forming cytoskeletal protein translates to MLDRNSVTIIDENSVIRGNLKSNSNLRVNGRVMGNIVALGRVVIGENGFVEGNIAAHELEIIGEVIGNLKVKDTLTLKPTARVLGDIEVMYLVIEKGAKHVGGCKMELDMANAIPEYSSEEIKLLAGSQS, encoded by the coding sequence ATGCTAGACCGAAATAGCGTTACTATTATTGACGAAAATTCAGTAATAAGGGGAAACCTCAAGTCTAACAGTAATTTGAGGGTAAATGGAAGGGTTATGGGAAATATTGTTGCACTGGGCAGGGTAGTTATTGGAGAAAATGGATTTGTAGAAGGAAATATTGCAGCTCATGAGTTAGAGATAATTGGAGAGGTAATAGGAAACTTGAAAGTAAAAGATACACTTACCCTAAAGCCCACTGCTCGTGTTTTAGGTGATATAGAGGTTATGTATCTTGTAATAGAAAAGGGGGCTAAGCACGTAGGGGGATGTAAAATGGAATTAGATATGGCTAATGCTATACCTGAATACTCTAGCGAAGAAATTAAACTATTAGCTGGAAGTCAAAGCTGA